The following are encoded together in the Dermacoccus nishinomiyaensis genome:
- a CDS encoding alpha/beta fold hydrolase, with the protein MSTAASAPDSGASPGGRPAPGRGRRLVRRVARVVVKLFLVVTIASLTFNALVRPPQTLQAPDGRDVVVDGARVHYRVWGSHGTPIVLVHGFAESTVAWSLTAPELAKNHVVYAIDLPGAGYSQYTGHYSIEDQARAVTGLIEALHIERPVIVGHSLGAAVVGRAALDAPGAIGGVIFADGDAMAFEGRSADPGAWTGVVSRLPYVTTLYRLGTQTNVFARPIFDDQCGSTCRGLQGPDADRLIDAWMRPLRSRDAEDAMRVMAAHAMTHLSPEQVRTIRVPRGIVWGAEDAMSGGSLQVAQQNFAGAPTATIPQAGHLSMVADPAGFAAAIETLLTRLRTP; encoded by the coding sequence ATGAGCACCGCCGCCAGTGCGCCCGACAGCGGCGCCTCCCCTGGCGGCCGACCCGCTCCAGGGCGTGGTCGACGACTGGTGCGCCGGGTGGCGCGCGTCGTCGTCAAGCTGTTTCTCGTCGTGACGATCGCATCGTTGACGTTCAACGCCCTCGTGCGGCCGCCGCAGACGCTGCAGGCGCCCGACGGGCGCGACGTCGTCGTCGACGGCGCGCGCGTGCACTACCGCGTGTGGGGTTCGCACGGCACGCCGATCGTGCTCGTCCACGGTTTCGCCGAGTCGACGGTCGCGTGGTCGCTCACGGCGCCGGAGCTCGCGAAGAACCACGTCGTCTACGCCATCGACCTGCCCGGGGCGGGCTACTCGCAGTACACAGGCCACTACTCGATCGAGGATCAGGCGCGTGCCGTCACGGGTCTGATCGAGGCGTTGCACATCGAGCGGCCGGTGATCGTCGGGCACTCGCTGGGCGCGGCCGTCGTCGGGCGCGCGGCGCTGGATGCCCCGGGCGCCATCGGCGGTGTGATCTTCGCCGACGGCGACGCCATGGCCTTCGAAGGACGATCGGCCGACCCTGGTGCGTGGACGGGCGTCGTCTCGCGCCTGCCGTACGTCACGACTCTCTACCGACTCGGCACGCAGACGAACGTGTTCGCGCGCCCGATCTTCGACGACCAGTGCGGTTCGACGTGTCGCGGCCTGCAAGGCCCCGACGCCGACCGACTGATCGACGCGTGGATGCGGCCGCTGCGCTCGCGCGACGCGGAGGACGCCATGCGCGTCATGGCCGCACACGCGATGACGCACCTGAGCCCCGAGCAAGTGCGCACCATCCGCGTGCCGCGCGGCATCGTCTGGGGCGCCGAGGACGCGATGTCCGGCGGCTCGCTCCAGGTCGCGCAACAGAACTTCGCGGGCGCGCCGACGGCGACGATTCCGCAAGCCGGCCACCTGTCGATGGTCGCCGACCCGGCAGGTTTCGCGGCCGCGATCGAAACACTGCTGACGCGGCTGCGAACGCCCTGA
- a CDS encoding helix-turn-helix domain-containing protein → MSFGERLKAARKQAGLSQTELAGNRCSVSYVSHLESGRRTPTPDMLRYFETKLNLEPGTLGSASDLSGFGRRKAGEAEAVALYSEAVLSWRQGSFGLAFEQAQDARRQLSTVGRSDITLLIGALLVEINIDLGHYREAVAEATAHLTATRAVGSSLLEARAGILTSKAARLDGDARLAASSAADAVRLCQSAHLPMIVTAQALIAAISAGHDDAGAYAHELEESAAALEETPTRGLAEWVLGNVAWHSGDVEAGKAAHDRANQLLSPTADFRNWARFPRVAAEERLQAGCEDGVAELLREAKSRLDLLESADELATLAIVRARFARAQGHVDEALDDIRAALEDADLPPSTQGRLYLAAAHAYGEQGDITQATAVALQAARRFTEAGDVTQARAAWEFVDETTQAAEQANA, encoded by the coding sequence ATGAGTTTTGGTGAACGCCTGAAGGCGGCGCGCAAACAGGCGGGCCTTTCGCAGACAGAACTGGCGGGCAACAGGTGCAGCGTCAGCTACGTCTCTCACCTCGAATCGGGCCGTCGGACCCCGACCCCGGACATGCTTCGCTACTTCGAGACCAAGCTGAATCTCGAGCCCGGCACGCTCGGGAGTGCCTCCGATCTGTCCGGGTTCGGGCGCCGCAAGGCGGGAGAGGCCGAGGCGGTTGCTCTTTACTCCGAGGCCGTTCTTTCGTGGCGCCAGGGTTCATTCGGTCTTGCCTTCGAACAGGCGCAGGACGCCCGCCGCCAGCTGTCGACGGTCGGACGTTCCGACATCACACTTCTCATCGGTGCCTTGCTCGTCGAGATCAACATCGACCTCGGGCACTACCGCGAGGCAGTCGCTGAGGCCACGGCTCACCTGACAGCTACGCGCGCGGTCGGCTCCAGCTTGCTCGAAGCGCGGGCCGGTATCCTCACCTCCAAGGCGGCGCGTCTCGACGGGGACGCGCGGCTCGCCGCGTCGAGCGCTGCGGACGCCGTGCGACTCTGCCAGTCCGCGCACCTCCCCATGATCGTGACGGCGCAGGCACTCATCGCCGCCATCTCAGCCGGGCATGACGATGCCGGCGCCTACGCCCACGAGCTCGAAGAGTCAGCCGCAGCGCTCGAAGAGACCCCGACTCGCGGCCTGGCCGAGTGGGTGCTCGGCAACGTGGCGTGGCACAGCGGTGACGTCGAGGCCGGCAAGGCTGCGCACGATCGAGCGAACCAACTCCTGTCGCCCACCGCAGACTTCCGTAACTGGGCTCGTTTTCCGCGCGTTGCGGCGGAAGAGCGACTCCAGGCCGGCTGCGAGGACGGGGTCGCGGAACTGTTACGCGAAGCGAAGAGCCGCCTCGACCTGCTCGAGAGCGCCGATGAATTGGCGACCCTCGCCATCGTGCGTGCGCGGTTCGCGCGGGCGCAGGGGCACGTGGATGAGGCGCTCGATGACATCCGCGCCGCCCTCGAGGATGCCGACCTGCCGCCGAGCACGCAGGGGCGCCTGTACCTCGCAGCCGCCCACGCCTACGGCGAACAGGGCGACATCACGCAGGCGACGGCCGTCGCGCTGCAGGCAGCACGCCGCTTCACCGAGGCCGGCGACGTCACCCAAGCCCGTGCTGCTTGGGAGTTCGTCGACGAGACCACGCAGGCCGCAGAGCAGGCGAACGCCTGA
- a CDS encoding trypsin-like serine protease yields the protein MPLADSYDATAGDSGVIEGYGLRANRVPTSGLYKADVSVLGESAEAYGGRAIHLEGVNGSSNHGDSGGPLVVNGQIVGV from the coding sequence ATGCCACTCGCGGACTCCTACGACGCGACGGCGGGCGACTCCGGCGTCATCGAGGGCTACGGCCTGCGCGCCAACCGCGTCCCGACGTCGGGGCTCTACAAGGCCGACGTCTCCGTCCTGGGTGAGAGCGCCGAGGCCTACGGTGGTCGCGCAATACACCTCGAGGGCGTCAACGGCTCCTCGAATCACGGCGACTCGGGTGGTCCCCTCGTCGTCAACGGTCAGATCGTCGGCGTCTGA
- a CDS encoding TetR/AcrR family transcriptional regulator, with product MEGMTTPRRTRMSGTQRREQLIDVGRRTFAERGVAAATVEEIAAAAGVTKPVVYEHFGGKEGLYAVIVDRETRSFLDHITSALTDDGTPRELFERAVTAQLSYISANPDGFRVLIRDAPSWHSTGSLASLMSDIATKIENELSRVMSRREIDPRFAPIYAQMLIGMAALTGDWWIEHGQEFDATEMAAHMVNLGWNGLTGLDATPTLVAAAPVASGEPDVDNMVAPMGLGDDETDDDIA from the coding sequence ATGGAGGGCATGACGACTCCTCGCCGCACGCGTATGTCGGGCACCCAGCGTCGCGAACAGCTCATCGACGTGGGGCGCCGCACGTTCGCGGAACGAGGCGTCGCGGCGGCGACCGTCGAGGAGATCGCGGCGGCGGCGGGCGTGACGAAACCCGTCGTCTACGAGCACTTCGGCGGCAAGGAAGGCTTGTACGCCGTCATCGTCGATCGCGAGACGCGCAGCTTCCTCGACCACATCACGAGCGCCCTGACCGACGACGGCACACCCCGCGAACTCTTCGAACGCGCCGTGACCGCCCAACTCAGCTACATCAGCGCCAACCCCGACGGTTTCCGTGTGCTCATCCGTGACGCCCCGTCCTGGCACTCGACGGGCTCCCTCGCGAGCCTCATGTCGGACATCGCCACAAAGATCGAGAACGAACTCTCCCGCGTCATGTCGCGCCGCGAGATCGACCCCCGTTTCGCGCCGATCTACGCGCAGATGCTCATCGGCATGGCCGCCCTCACCGGCGACTGGTGGATCGAGCACGGCCAGGAATTCGACGCCACCGAGATGGCCGCCCACATGGTCAACCTCGGCTGGAACGGACTCACCGGCCTCGACGCCACGCCCACGCTCGTCGCGGCCGCGCCGGTGGCCAGCGGCGAGCCTGACGTCGACAACATGGTGGCACCGATGGGCCTGGGCGACGACGAGACGGACGACGACATCGCGTGA
- a CDS encoding MarR family winged helix-turn-helix transcriptional regulator encodes MSLTGSPRPADSNRAFGPRGADDIASATSTAPDGKPHHDEVDVIVDAWASVRPGLDTTPLEVLSRISRIARRLDQARNAVFTEHELDGWEFDVMSALRRAGEPFELSPGALVQQTLVTSGTMTNRVDGLERRGFVSRQPSPSDRRGVLVRLTPAGLRAVDAAFDALLHHERRLLAGMDDDARAHLAASLRTLLTAVES; translated from the coding sequence ATGTCACTCACCGGTTCGCCGCGCCCTGCCGACTCGAACCGTGCTTTCGGCCCAAGGGGCGCCGACGACATCGCGTCTGCGACGTCGACCGCTCCCGACGGCAAGCCGCACCATGACGAGGTCGACGTCATCGTCGATGCCTGGGCGAGCGTCCGCCCGGGGCTCGACACGACGCCACTCGAAGTGCTCTCGCGCATCAGCCGTATCGCGCGGCGCCTCGACCAGGCGCGCAACGCCGTCTTCACCGAGCATGAACTCGACGGCTGGGAGTTCGACGTGATGTCCGCCCTGCGCCGCGCAGGCGAACCGTTCGAGCTCTCCCCCGGCGCCCTCGTGCAGCAGACACTCGTCACCTCCGGCACGATGACGAATCGCGTCGACGGACTCGAACGACGCGGCTTCGTCTCGCGTCAACCGTCGCCGAGCGACCGCCGCGGCGTCCTCGTCCGGCTGACCCCCGCGGGGCTGCGGGCCGTCGACGCCGCGTTCGACGCGCTGCTGCATCACGAGCGCCGCCTGCTCGCCGGCATGGACGACGACGCTCGCGCTCACCTCGCCGCGTCGCTGCGGACGCTGCTCACGGCCGTCGAGAGCTGA
- a CDS encoding TetR/AcrR family transcriptional regulator — protein sequence MTTKSEQTREALVETALAMFREHGYEKTTMRAIAAEAGVSQGNAYYYFDGKDALVQQLYLRLQAEHRDVALAAIRDGAPLADNLCALWREGIDVMEPYHGFGSTLLTTALQASSGTSPLSGASAQARDDAIGLVTDVLERSKGVPGGALRRQLPMLLWLVYLGITLHWVCDDSEQRARTMTLIDGVAPILARMLMLARLPVGRGLVADITALVEKLAPTGSLPTALSEPAARTSSTVRTEED from the coding sequence ATGACCACGAAGTCGGAGCAGACGCGTGAAGCCCTCGTCGAGACGGCGTTGGCGATGTTCCGCGAGCACGGCTACGAGAAGACGACGATGCGCGCGATCGCCGCGGAAGCCGGCGTCTCGCAAGGAAATGCGTACTACTACTTCGACGGCAAGGACGCGCTCGTCCAGCAGTTGTACCTGCGCCTCCAGGCCGAGCATCGCGACGTTGCGCTGGCCGCCATCCGCGACGGAGCGCCGCTTGCCGACAACCTATGCGCGCTGTGGCGGGAGGGCATCGACGTCATGGAGCCGTACCACGGCTTCGGTTCGACGCTGCTGACGACGGCGCTGCAGGCGTCGTCGGGCACGAGCCCGCTGTCGGGAGCGTCGGCGCAGGCGCGCGACGATGCGATCGGCCTCGTCACCGACGTGCTCGAACGCTCGAAGGGCGTGCCGGGTGGCGCACTGCGACGCCAGTTGCCGATGTTGCTGTGGCTCGTCTATCTCGGCATCACGCTGCACTGGGTGTGCGATGACAGCGAGCAGCGGGCGCGCACGATGACGCTCATCGACGGCGTCGCCCCCATCCTCGCGCGCATGCTGATGCTCGCACGGCTACCGGTGGGACGCGGGCTCGTCGCGGACATCACCGCCCTCGTCGAGAAGCTGGCGCCGACCGGATCTCTTCCGACGGCGCTGTCGGAGCCTGCAGCCAGGACGTCGAGCACCGTCCGCACCGAAGAAGACTGA
- a CDS encoding ABC-F family ATP-binding cassette domain-containing protein, with protein sequence MANLLSAEKISLALGTQQLLDSVSLGIGGGERIGIVGRNGGGKSTLLKVLAGVHEVDSGRLTMANGVTVGMLTQADTIPAEWTVLQAVVGDRAEHEWAGEARIREVINGLLPGMDLHDVVGPKSGGERRRIALAKLLVDDPDLLLLDEPTNHLDVEGVQWLADFLNARRTRSDSALVTITHDRWFLDATSTNTWEVIDGRVEQYEGGYAAFVLAKAERARIAAAMEERRQNLLRKELAWLQRGAPARTSKPKFRIDAANALIANEPDPRNDVELVRFATTRLGKDVIDLVEASVTLGGRELLTKQTWRLAPGERTGIVGVNGAGKSTLLRAIAGTQELSAGKRKQGKTVKIAYLTQEVRELDDVEGWRVIEAIEDVASYIMLDGKETSASQLAKRLGFSGGRQQARVSELSGGERRRLQFLRLLMSEPNVLLLDEPTNDLDIETLQSMEDVLDGWAGTLVVVSHDRYLLERMCDRQVALLGDGKILDLIGGVEQYLELRAHHLQAQAAFERQGAAAKGVDATSLAADDAAGAGAGGRVVSAAEEREARKTVARIERQLAKLAERETKLHDELAAAASDYGKAAEIDVKLRAVLAEKDELEMEWLEAAEMLA encoded by the coding sequence ATGGCCAACCTCCTGTCCGCTGAGAAGATCTCGCTCGCCCTCGGCACCCAGCAGTTGCTCGATTCGGTGTCGCTCGGCATCGGCGGCGGTGAGCGCATCGGCATCGTCGGCCGCAACGGTGGAGGCAAGTCGACGCTGCTCAAGGTGCTCGCGGGTGTGCACGAGGTCGATTCGGGGCGTCTGACGATGGCGAACGGCGTCACCGTCGGCATGCTGACGCAGGCGGACACGATTCCTGCGGAGTGGACGGTGCTGCAGGCTGTCGTCGGTGATCGCGCCGAGCACGAGTGGGCGGGGGAGGCCCGCATCCGCGAGGTCATCAACGGGTTGTTGCCGGGCATGGACCTGCACGACGTCGTCGGCCCCAAGTCCGGTGGCGAGCGCCGTCGCATCGCGCTCGCGAAGCTGCTCGTCGACGACCCTGATCTGCTGCTGCTCGACGAGCCCACCAACCATCTCGATGTCGAGGGCGTGCAATGGCTCGCCGACTTCCTCAACGCACGCCGCACACGCAGCGACTCGGCGCTCGTCACGATCACCCACGACCGGTGGTTCCTCGACGCGACGAGCACCAACACGTGGGAGGTCATCGACGGACGCGTCGAGCAGTACGAAGGCGGTTACGCCGCGTTCGTGCTCGCGAAGGCCGAACGTGCACGCATCGCGGCCGCGATGGAGGAGCGTCGCCAGAACCTGCTGCGCAAGGAGCTCGCGTGGCTGCAGCGCGGTGCCCCGGCCCGCACGAGCAAGCCGAAGTTCCGCATCGACGCGGCCAACGCGCTCATCGCGAACGAACCGGATCCGCGCAATGACGTCGAACTCGTCCGGTTCGCGACGACGCGGCTCGGCAAGGATGTCATCGACCTCGTCGAGGCGTCCGTCACGCTCGGCGGGCGCGAACTGCTGACGAAGCAGACGTGGCGGCTCGCGCCGGGCGAGCGCACCGGCATCGTCGGCGTCAACGGCGCGGGCAAGTCGACGCTGCTGCGCGCCATCGCGGGAACCCAGGAGCTGTCGGCGGGCAAACGCAAGCAGGGCAAGACCGTCAAGATTGCGTACCTGACGCAGGAGGTGCGCGAGCTCGACGACGTCGAGGGCTGGCGCGTCATCGAGGCGATCGAGGACGTGGCGAGCTACATCATGCTCGACGGCAAGGAGACGTCCGCCTCGCAGCTCGCGAAGCGGCTCGGCTTCTCCGGGGGACGTCAGCAGGCGCGGGTGTCGGAGCTGTCGGGTGGCGAACGTCGACGGCTGCAGTTCCTGCGCCTGCTCATGAGCGAGCCGAACGTGCTGCTGCTCGACGAGCCGACCAATGACCTCGACATCGAGACGCTGCAGTCGATGGAGGACGTCCTCGACGGCTGGGCGGGCACACTCGTCGTCGTCAGCCACGACCGGTACCTGCTCGAGCGCATGTGCGATCGCCAGGTCGCCTTGCTCGGAGACGGCAAGATCCTCGACCTCATCGGCGGGGTCGAGCAGTACCTCGAGCTGCGTGCGCACCACCTGCAGGCGCAGGCGGCGTTCGAGCGTCAGGGCGCGGCGGCGAAGGGGGTCGATGCGACCTCGCTCGCGGCTGACGACGCAGCAGGCGCTGGCGCCGGCGGACGCGTGGTGAGCGCCGCCGAGGAGCGCGAGGCGCGCAAGACGGTGGCGCGCATCGAACGTCAGCTCGCGAAGCTGGCCGAGCGCGAGACCAAGCTGCACGACGAGCTCGCCGCTGCCGCAAGCGATTACGGCAAGGCCGCGGAGATCGACGTCAAGCTGCGTGCCGTGCTCGCCGAAAAGGACGAACTCGAGATGGAATGGCTCGAGGCCGCCGAGATGCTCGCCTGA
- a CDS encoding DDE-type integrase/transposase/recombinase translates to MSASVCARVAGFISAGRTGGLGVAGAFAKAWDEGFMEASLRSWWRIAARVRREQATVEQATVEQSGAAGERAVARVKPQVLATGANQVWAWDITDLPTAFRGVAFKAYAIIDIFSRKVIVASVHQRESTADAMALFMAAIAAEGGCVPQVVHADNGAVMRSNLLNEFLTAHGIEVSHSRPRVSNDNPYIESEFRTLKNRASYPGVFASLVEASTYVAQHVHWYNHAHHHSGIALYTPAQVHDGSWKMLHARRQVSLAYYQARHPERFRGHRAPVPAPKAWAGINHPGPE, encoded by the coding sequence TTGAGCGCGTCGGTGTGCGCGCGGGTCGCGGGTTTCATCAGTGCGGGGCGCACGGGCGGTTTGGGTGTCGCGGGCGCGTTCGCGAAGGCGTGGGACGAGGGCTTCATGGAAGCGAGTCTGCGTTCGTGGTGGCGTATCGCCGCGCGCGTGCGCCGCGAGCAGGCCACAGTCGAGCAGGCCACAGTCGAGCAGTCGGGCGCGGCGGGTGAGCGGGCGGTGGCGCGGGTGAAACCGCAGGTGTTGGCGACTGGCGCGAACCAGGTGTGGGCGTGGGACATCACCGACCTGCCCACCGCGTTTCGGGGTGTGGCGTTCAAGGCGTACGCGATCATCGACATCTTCAGCCGCAAGGTGATCGTCGCGAGTGTGCACCAGCGTGAGAGCACTGCTGATGCGATGGCGTTGTTCATGGCCGCGATCGCGGCGGAGGGTGGGTGCGTGCCGCAGGTCGTGCACGCCGACAACGGCGCGGTGATGCGTTCGAACCTGCTGAACGAGTTCCTCACGGCACATGGCATCGAGGTGTCGCACTCGCGTCCGCGGGTGTCGAACGACAACCCGTACATCGAGTCCGAGTTCCGCACCCTGAAGAATCGGGCGTCGTATCCGGGCGTGTTCGCGTCGCTGGTGGAGGCGAGCACGTACGTCGCGCAGCACGTGCACTGGTACAACCATGCCCACCACCACAGTGGGATCGCGCTGTACACGCCCGCGCAGGTGCACGACGGGTCGTGGAAGATGCTGCACGCTCGCCGCCAAGTCAGCCTCGCCTACTACCAGGCGCGTCACCCCGAACGTTTCCGCGGCCACCGCGCGCCAGTGCCCGCCCCGAAAGCGTGGGCCGGAATCAACCATCCCGGCCCTGAGTGA
- a CDS encoding 4-(cytidine 5'-diphospho)-2-C-methyl-D-erythritol kinase, producing the protein MTASSAQITRVSVRVPAKVNLELCVGPRRADGFHDLATTFHAVDLFDEVDVTSADEFSLTVTGLGADVVPCDESNLAWRAAQLMATSYGVDGRCAIAIRKAIPVAGGMAGGSADAAATLVACDALWGLGLSRATLEELAAQLGSDVPFALTGGTALGTGRGEKIVPVLATGTYHWLFALTHEGLSTPAVYAECDRLREGHRVPEPSPSDCLLASVRSGDVHGVAVAMHNDLEPAALSLMPRLRALMEFGLEMGALNAMVSGSGPTVAFLMASRKDAVALRNVLAAGDLADDYVLAASTPHGAQITSAS; encoded by the coding sequence ATGACGGCTTCGAGCGCACAGATCACCCGCGTCAGCGTGAGGGTGCCTGCGAAGGTCAACCTCGAGCTGTGCGTGGGGCCACGCCGAGCCGACGGGTTTCACGACCTCGCGACGACGTTCCATGCCGTCGACCTGTTCGACGAGGTTGACGTCACGTCGGCCGACGAGTTCTCGCTCACGGTGACGGGGCTCGGCGCGGACGTCGTGCCGTGCGACGAGTCGAACCTGGCCTGGCGAGCGGCGCAGCTCATGGCCACCTCGTACGGCGTCGACGGCCGCTGCGCCATCGCGATTCGCAAGGCCATCCCGGTGGCTGGTGGCATGGCGGGCGGATCGGCAGACGCCGCCGCGACGCTCGTCGCCTGCGACGCGCTCTGGGGGCTCGGCCTGTCGCGCGCGACGCTCGAGGAGCTCGCCGCGCAGCTCGGCTCAGACGTCCCGTTCGCCCTCACCGGAGGCACCGCGCTCGGCACCGGGCGCGGGGAGAAGATCGTGCCGGTGCTCGCGACGGGCACCTACCACTGGTTGTTCGCGCTGACGCACGAGGGGCTGTCCACGCCCGCCGTCTACGCCGAGTGCGACCGGCTGCGGGAGGGCCACCGCGTGCCTGAGCCCTCTCCGTCGGACTGCCTGCTCGCGAGCGTCCGCTCCGGTGACGTCCACGGCGTCGCCGTCGCCATGCACAACGACCTGGAGCCTGCGGCGCTGTCGCTCATGCCGAGGCTGCGCGCCCTGATGGAGTTCGGCCTGGAGATGGGTGCCCTCAACGCGATGGTCTCGGGTTCGGGCCCGACGGTGGCGTTCCTCATGGCGAGCCGCAAGGACGCCGTCGCGCTGCGCAACGTGCTCGCTGCCGGTGACCTCGCGGACGACTACGTCCTCGCCGCCTCCACTCCCCACGGCGCCCAGATCACCTCCGCCTCCTGA
- the rsmA gene encoding 16S rRNA (adenine(1518)-N(6)/adenine(1519)-N(6))-dimethyltransferase RsmA: MHDDDATPAGRDDTTGLLSAADIRELAERHGVRPTKTWGQNFVIDPNTVRKIVRLAGVGADDTVVEVGPGLGSLTLALLPAVAHLSVVEVDPNLAAQLPATVERFAPQHASKLNVVQADAMTVDSLEPAPTALVANLPYNVSVPVVLNFLEHFPSLQRVLVMVQLEVAQRLAAEPGSKVYGVPSVKAAWYADVRLADRVGRNVFWPAPNVDSGLVSLVRRDPPTTEATRAQVFACIDAAFAQRRKTLRAALAGWAGGADRAEAALVAAGIDPRTRGERLGIDEFAAIASAHAAATQD, encoded by the coding sequence ATGCATGACGACGACGCGACGCCCGCAGGCCGTGACGACACGACGGGCCTGTTGAGTGCCGCCGACATCCGCGAGCTCGCCGAGCGTCACGGGGTGCGTCCGACGAAGACGTGGGGGCAGAACTTCGTCATCGACCCGAACACGGTGCGCAAGATCGTCCGCCTGGCAGGGGTCGGGGCCGACGACACCGTCGTCGAGGTGGGCCCGGGGCTCGGGTCGTTGACGCTCGCGCTGCTGCCGGCCGTCGCGCATCTCAGCGTCGTCGAGGTCGACCCGAACCTGGCGGCGCAGCTTCCCGCGACGGTGGAGCGGTTCGCGCCGCAGCACGCATCGAAGCTGAACGTCGTCCAAGCGGATGCGATGACGGTCGACTCGCTCGAGCCGGCACCGACCGCGCTCGTCGCGAACCTGCCGTACAACGTGTCGGTGCCCGTGGTCCTCAACTTCCTCGAGCATTTCCCGTCGCTGCAGCGCGTGCTCGTCATGGTGCAGCTCGAGGTCGCGCAGCGCCTCGCAGCTGAGCCGGGCAGCAAGGTCTACGGCGTGCCGAGCGTCAAGGCCGCCTGGTACGCCGACGTGCGTCTCGCCGACCGCGTCGGACGCAACGTCTTCTGGCCGGCCCCGAACGTCGATTCGGGTCTCGTCTCGCTCGTGCGTCGTGACCCGCCGACGACGGAGGCGACGCGCGCACAGGTCTTCGCGTGCATCGACGCCGCGTTCGCACAGCGCCGCAAGACGCTGCGGGCTGCCCTCGCCGGCTGGGCGGGCGGCGCCGACCGGGCCGAGGCGGCACTCGTGGCGGCGGGCATCGACCCGCGGACGCGAGGCGAGCGCCTCGGTATCGACGAGTTCGCCGCCATCGCCTCCGCCCACGCGGCGGCGACGCAGGACTGA
- a CDS encoding resuscitation-promoting factor: MMTFSTTRTTSRTIAAAAAVAAASTLAACGSSDSKTASDVPSISSSSTPTKSATSTPSTTKAAPKPSTTKAAPKPSTTKAAPKPSTTKAAPKPSASKPAPKQTQAERASRSQARQALPAKPAKPATPAKAAAPAVTYVNWSQVQTIPAKTKYVYSADMPKGTSKVTQEGRSGAETVTYRSAKKGEKVVSSKVIDTTVTRNAVRRVVTIGTKQAVQQAPQQSQQTQVSRSTARKAVTQQSAPKQRTYASSAQRTQKSAAAPAAANSGMWDRIARCESTNNWHINTGNGYYGGLQFDNQTWLGSGGGAYAPRADLATREQQIAIANKVYAQRGLQPWACGHAA, from the coding sequence ATGATGACGTTCTCGACCACCCGCACCACTTCTCGTACGATCGCAGCGGCCGCTGCCGTGGCAGCCGCTTCGACGCTGGCCGCTTGCGGTTCGAGCGACTCGAAGACCGCGTCCGACGTTCCCTCGATCTCCTCGAGCTCGACGCCGACGAAGTCCGCGACCTCGACGCCGTCCACGACGAAGGCTGCGCCGAAGCCGTCCACGACGAAGGCTGCGCCGAAGCCGTCCACGACGAAGGCTGCGCCGAAGCCGTCCACGACGAAGGCTGCGCCGAAGCCGTCCGCTTCGAAGCCTGCGCCGAAGCAGACGCAGGCCGAGCGCGCCTCGCGTTCGCAGGCCCGTCAGGCTCTGCCGGCCAAGCCCGCCAAGCCCGCCACGCCCGCCAAGGCCGCTGCTCCCGCCGTCACGTACGTCAACTGGAGCCAGGTCCAGACGATCCCGGCGAAGACGAAGTACGTCTACAGCGCCGACATGCCCAAGGGCACGTCCAAGGTGACGCAGGAAGGCCGTTCGGGCGCCGAGACGGTGACGTACCGCAGCGCCAAGAAGGGCGAGAAGGTCGTCTCCTCCAAGGTGATCGACACGACCGTCACGCGCAACGCCGTGCGCCGCGTCGTCACGATCGGTACGAAGCAGGCCGTTCAGCAGGCGCCGCAGCAGTCGCAGCAGACCCAGGTGTCGCGTTCGACCGCCCGCAAGGCCGTGACGCAGCAGAGCGCGCCGAAGCAGCGCACCTACGCCTCGTCGGCCCAGCGCACGCAGAAGAGCGCTGCCGCTCCGGCCGCCGCCAACTCGGGCATGTGGGACCGCATCGCTCGTTGCGAGTCGACGAACAACTGGCACATCAACACGGGCAACGGCTACTACGGCGGCCTGCAGTTCGACAACCAGACGTGGCTCGGCTCCGGCGGCGGCGCCTACGCCCCGCGCGCCGACCTCGCGACCCGTGAGCAGCAGATCGCCATCGCGAACAAGGTCTACGCCCAGCGCGGCCTGCAGCCGTGGGCCTGCGGCCACGCAGCCTGA